In Spinacia oleracea cultivar Varoflay chromosome 5, BTI_SOV_V1, whole genome shotgun sequence, a single window of DNA contains:
- the LOC110794997 gene encoding calvin cycle protein CP12-3, chloroplastic, with translation MNMACLSVGLGMVPKSFQTISKKSEAKSSAGAISLRRSNLRMIANSSSSSSSSSKSGEDEEMKMKIKYEGTRRREKEMTEMIEKKIREAEEVCGEDKMSDGCKVAWDEVEEISAAKSHLRLQLMHSGDPLENFCHQHPETDECRIYQD, from the coding sequence ATGAACATGGCATGTTTGAGTGTAGGTTTAGGAATGGTTCCAAAATCATTTCAGACAATCTCAAAGAAATCCGAAGCAAAGTCATCAGCAGGAGCAATTTCCCTAAGAAGATCAAATCTAAGAATGATTGcaaactcatcatcatcatcatcatcatcctcaaaaTCAGGAGAAGATGAagagatgaagatgaagatcaAATACGAAGGGACtcgtaggagagagaaagagatgacAGAGATGATAGAGAAGAAGATTCGAGAAGCTGAAGAGGTTTGCGGTGAAGATAAGATGTCAGATGGGTGTAAAGTAGCTTGGGATGAAGTCGAAGAAATCAGTGCAGCTAAATCTCATCTTAGACTCCAATTGATGCATTCTGGAGATCCTCTTGAGAATTTCTGTCACCAACATCCTGAAACTGACGAGTGTCGTATTTACCAAGATTAG